A single window of Shewanella sp. Choline-02u-19 DNA harbors:
- a CDS encoding DEAD/DEAH box helicase, producing MNFDAFDLHPHILDAVSARGYQALTEVQVQVLPVAMQGKDIMACAQTGTGKTAAFALPLLNTLSKQMELQQSNEAETATPSEYKAELRVLVLTPTRELAIQVAENIQAYSKFLPFKTAAVYGGANMNPQRKAVQGGVDILVATPGRLFDLIGQFGLDLSNVSHLVVDEADRMLDMGFVRDIEKVKKLVAREHQTLFFSATYSEDIKTLAQKMLIAPEWINVATAPTASSITQEVYLVDKRRKSELLSELVGRNNWQQVLVFVSTKEGAEHLHTELKLDGVKSAVFHGDKTQGSRNRALEEFKTGKLRVMVATDVAARGLDIEALPLVINFELPFAAEDYVHRVGRTGRAGLSGRAISFVSPQDKEMLQEIEQIIELTLPCITLPGYEEGAPLPARYRDVTTKAVKEKSHNKRKYQEKRRNDAKPRQGDSEKNRYGRTNTKVSK from the coding sequence ATGAACTTTGATGCATTCGATTTACATCCCCACATTTTAGATGCTGTCTCTGCGCGCGGTTACCAAGCGTTAACGGAAGTACAGGTACAAGTATTACCTGTGGCAATGCAGGGTAAAGATATCATGGCATGTGCCCAAACTGGCACCGGCAAAACGGCAGCATTTGCGCTACCGTTACTGAATACCTTATCGAAGCAAATGGAGCTTCAGCAAAGCAATGAAGCAGAAACGGCTACCCCAAGTGAGTATAAGGCTGAGTTGAGAGTCTTAGTGTTAACGCCGACTCGCGAACTCGCTATCCAGGTTGCTGAAAATATTCAAGCCTATTCAAAGTTTTTGCCTTTTAAAACCGCGGCGGTTTATGGCGGCGCCAATATGAATCCGCAACGTAAAGCGGTGCAAGGTGGCGTTGATATTCTAGTGGCTACTCCTGGTCGCCTGTTTGATCTTATCGGTCAGTTTGGCTTGGACCTGTCCAATGTCAGTCATTTAGTGGTTGATGAAGCAGACCGTATGTTAGACATGGGGTTTGTTAGAGATATTGAAAAAGTCAAAAAGCTGGTGGCCCGTGAGCATCAGACACTCTTTTTCTCGGCAACGTACAGCGAAGATATTAAAACGTTAGCGCAGAAGATGCTTATAGCCCCTGAGTGGATTAATGTTGCCACTGCGCCAACAGCGAGTAGCATCACTCAAGAGGTTTACTTAGTCGATAAGCGCCGTAAATCTGAGTTATTGTCTGAGCTTGTGGGTCGTAATAACTGGCAGCAGGTTTTGGTGTTTGTCAGCACCAAAGAAGGCGCTGAACATTTACACACAGAGCTTAAACTCGATGGCGTAAAAAGTGCTGTATTTCACGGTGATAAAACTCAAGGTTCTAGAAACCGAGCGTTAGAAGAGTTTAAAACGGGCAAACTAAGAGTCATGGTAGCAACTGACGTTGCAGCCCGTGGTTTGGACATTGAAGCACTGCCATTAGTGATTAACTTTGAGCTGCCTTTTGCCGCTGAAGATTACGTGCATCGAGTGGGTCGTACTGGTCGAGCGGGTTTATCTGGCCGTGCAATATCATTTGTATCTCCACAAGACAAAGAGATGTTGCAAGAGATTGAGCAAATCATTGAGCTGACACTGCCGTGTATTACACTTCCCGGTTATGAAGAGGGCGCGCCTTTACCTGCACGCTATCGCGATGTCACCACAAAGGCTGTGAAAGAGAAGAGTCATAATAAGCGTAAATACCAAGAAAAAAGACGCAATGATGCAAAGCCACGACAAGGTGATAGCGAAAAAAATCGTTATGGTCGCACCAATACCAAAGTGAGCAAATAA
- a CDS encoding endonuclease/exonuclease/phosphatase family protein, producing MKLLKTAAAAAITVALLAGCSDETNNYYPTDPTPDTTNVRIATYNLSFDRNTYADLVTEMKLTQTEQQDLMDKWFDGSLTDAEKAVAEKVIQIRNIAAIIQTERPAVLLMAEFNNDGTGEDQQAIQGFRLNYLAVPQNALGSTSDDVTLLEPIQFGYAESFATNTGLLSDFDLDRNGSVALPGDAWGFGFYHGQYAFGLLSQYPIDTDNVRTFQNFKWKDMPGGANPTITNCEDANNPIPAGMACGDEWYSKEAWAAKPLSSKNHVDAPIIIPTENGDKVVHLLLSHPTPPIFDTITENNKLLNRAEIKFWDDYISGEGSYIYDDAGNKGGITADASFVILGDLNADPESGDGYLDSIKGLIYSDQVNQLATHGVYAPTSLGGPECLATGECRAENWGTKYPDMVTSTSGLRLDHVIPSSDLNVTDSGVFWPATFEDGRLMMNDARVGKYGGGGKSVSSDHRLVWINVEL from the coding sequence ATGAAATTACTAAAAACAGCAGCTGCCGCTGCAATTACTGTCGCACTGCTAGCTGGATGTAGCGATGAAACCAACAACTACTATCCAACAGATCCAACTCCAGACACAACGAATGTTCGTATAGCTACTTATAACTTATCTTTCGACAGAAATACCTACGCCGATCTCGTTACCGAAATGAAGCTCACTCAAACTGAGCAACAAGACTTAATGGACAAATGGTTTGATGGTTCACTAACCGATGCTGAAAAAGCGGTCGCTGAGAAAGTGATTCAAATTCGTAACATCGCTGCCATTATCCAAACTGAACGTCCAGCTGTACTGTTAATGGCTGAATTCAACAACGATGGCACCGGTGAAGATCAACAAGCCATTCAAGGTTTTCGTTTAAACTACCTTGCAGTACCACAGAATGCGTTAGGGTCTACTTCCGACGACGTCACATTACTTGAGCCAATCCAATTTGGTTACGCTGAGAGCTTTGCCACTAATACAGGTTTACTCAGTGATTTCGATTTAGACCGTAACGGCAGCGTTGCCCTACCTGGCGATGCTTGGGGCTTTGGTTTCTACCACGGTCAATATGCATTCGGTCTATTATCACAATACCCAATTGATACTGACAACGTACGTACTTTCCAAAACTTTAAGTGGAAAGATATGCCAGGTGGAGCAAACCCAACAATCACCAATTGTGAAGATGCTAATAACCCAATTCCAGCCGGCATGGCATGTGGTGACGAGTGGTACAGTAAAGAAGCATGGGCAGCAAAGCCATTGTCTTCTAAAAACCACGTTGATGCCCCTATCATCATCCCAACTGAAAATGGCGACAAAGTGGTTCACTTATTGTTATCACACCCAACACCGCCTATTTTCGATACCATAACCGAAAATAATAAGCTGCTTAACCGCGCTGAAATTAAATTCTGGGATGACTACATCTCTGGTGAAGGCAGCTACATCTATGATGATGCTGGCAACAAAGGTGGCATTACTGCTGATGCATCATTCGTTATTTTAGGCGACTTAAATGCCGATCCAGAAAGTGGTGACGGTTATTTAGATAGCATCAAAGGCTTAATATACAGTGACCAAGTTAACCAGTTAGCAACTCATGGTGTTTATGCACCAACGAGTTTAGGCGGCCCTGAATGTTTAGCCACTGGCGAATGTCGCGCTGAAAACTGGGGCACTAAGTACCCAGACATGGTGACCAGTACCTCAGGACTACGTTTAGACCACGTCATTCCATCAAGTGACTTAAATGTGACTGACTCAGGTGTATTCTGGCCAGCGACTTTTGAAGATGGTCGCCTAATGATGAACGACGCTCGTGTTGGCAAGTATGGCGGCGGCGGAAAGTCAGTCTCTTCAGATCACCGTTTAGTATGGATCAACGTTGAACTGTAA
- a CDS encoding mechanosensitive ion channel family protein yields the protein MMLKRYSKLLLLTLFISFQPLAEDLSPNLDSLTDIASLIRWSGVFISGLVLFVAWLMLKFTQNIVNSISSQFAQRRMLAQKLQSFFQFFVYMTAGISVFMLSFRVDDRVLTLIGGTLAVSVGFAMKDLAASFIAGLTVMIDRPFQVGDRVTFEGHYGDIITIGLRSVRMCTLTDDIITIPNSKFLSDVVVSGNYGALDMQVVIPFYVALDQDLSLATDIIREAAASSRYIHLPKPIVVLVKQDISDSYFAIKLTLKAYVLDTKYEKLFETDITLKVMQEFKKQQICPPTIMQSTKLSR from the coding sequence ATGATGCTAAAACGATACTCAAAGCTGCTTCTGCTGACGCTATTCATAAGCTTTCAACCATTAGCAGAAGATCTATCGCCCAATCTGGATAGCCTAACTGACATTGCCAGTCTTATTCGATGGAGCGGTGTTTTCATTTCAGGATTAGTGCTTTTTGTTGCTTGGTTGATGTTGAAATTCACCCAGAACATTGTCAACTCAATAAGTAGTCAATTTGCACAAAGGCGTATGTTAGCGCAAAAGCTACAGTCATTTTTCCAGTTTTTTGTCTACATGACCGCTGGGATCTCGGTGTTCATGCTCAGCTTTAGAGTCGATGACAGAGTACTCACGCTTATTGGCGGCACACTAGCAGTGTCAGTCGGCTTTGCGATGAAAGACCTCGCAGCCTCCTTTATTGCAGGGTTAACCGTAATGATAGACAGGCCATTTCAAGTCGGTGATAGAGTCACGTTTGAGGGACATTATGGCGATATCATCACGATTGGGCTTCGCTCGGTCAGAATGTGCACCTTAACTGATGACATTATTACCATTCCTAACAGTAAGTTTCTAAGCGATGTGGTGGTCAGTGGTAACTATGGCGCATTAGACATGCAAGTGGTTATCCCCTTCTATGTCGCGCTGGATCAAGACTTGTCACTCGCGACCGACATCATCAGAGAAGCCGCTGCATCGAGTCGCTATATCCACTTACCTAAACCGATTGTCGTTTTGGTCAAACAAGATATTAGTGACAGTTACTTTGCTATCAAACTGACACTAAAAGCCTACGTTCTCGACACTAAATACGAAAAGCTGTTTGAAACTGATATTACACTTAAAGTGATGCAAGAATTTAAAAAACAACAGATTTGCCCTCCCACTATTATGCAGAGCACTAAGCTCTCTCGCTAA
- a CDS encoding ATP-binding protein — protein sequence MLNKLLFCALVLAPFDLLANWSTFDTPELTDKSKAISTQVNALPEQHLADNRDQNRATNILINTFEQQQSHAKQLNQQLRQFRTSKDPNDWPAIEQTKLSLDSLSQNKAKLLTYVSVNINEQFTGFGPDGVRQLLLEAQVTEAIINYQLISQFRHLVRFTTDLKVSPFPLLVLIFKLSLIGILLSWWLKTAPKLIVSQLKNTKRKPLSGEPISHVIWRYLNKVQAPLAWFTALSIMINTLMTLPGLDSINYLSVVINWSFAAAIIIRLLTEFTSHHSHYNNQSEIVELRVSTVKHWVWTLMAAGIILKATEMSVYQGTIYTWVKTLMLLVLLILLIKTLTNWRSVVFKQLSHSDEHPAYIDWAIKRQAVTLLAPIATLIGVYRLFSQRLFQELFNKLSKYQTFKHAIAYFFRVEVAKQSQADKQNANMVRIKGEETFSYVKPGHEDSELIENYASTELNEIARYVLAPTPAMALIYSERGLGLTTLLKRVIYRANSENAIYISCPYGGYQPLVQQINTALGLAKDADETELLQLLRSTEKRFVFCIDDCQRIISPKVGGLIDLMKLSKLLRRGRNQHGVLLGVEQSAWRFVDRARGERLLFDKVVAMPRWSETQIAALLSSRIDMDGEHALSFAGLKLPKQWDEHELTEKQRAEQGFYRILWDYSDGNPSVALRFFRQSLHQDKISGEVFVRIFKAPDAKELENMPKPMLAVLRAIVQLEVASAEELSACTQLGFAEVLNTLRYFQNRGFIELIDDKAKISSHWFRYITNTLHNQHLLVK from the coding sequence ATGCTAAATAAACTGCTTTTTTGCGCCCTAGTACTCGCACCATTTGACCTTCTGGCTAATTGGTCTACTTTTGATACTCCAGAATTGACAGATAAGAGCAAGGCAATTTCGACCCAAGTCAATGCCCTACCCGAGCAACACCTCGCCGATAATCGCGATCAAAATCGCGCAACCAATATATTAATCAATACATTTGAACAGCAGCAATCTCATGCCAAGCAACTGAATCAACAGTTACGTCAGTTTCGAACCTCCAAAGACCCTAATGACTGGCCTGCAATTGAGCAAACCAAGTTATCGCTCGATAGCCTAAGCCAGAACAAAGCAAAACTATTAACCTACGTATCGGTCAATATTAATGAGCAGTTTACAGGTTTTGGCCCAGACGGCGTTAGGCAGCTTTTGCTCGAGGCACAAGTCACCGAAGCGATCATCAATTATCAGCTGATCTCCCAGTTTAGACATCTAGTCAGATTCACCACAGATCTAAAGGTCTCACCCTTTCCTTTATTAGTGCTTATTTTCAAACTCAGTTTAATCGGCATACTGTTATCTTGGTGGCTTAAAACAGCACCAAAACTCATTGTTTCTCAATTAAAAAACACTAAGAGAAAGCCACTATCTGGCGAGCCTATTAGCCACGTAATTTGGCGTTACCTCAATAAAGTACAAGCACCTTTAGCTTGGTTTACAGCCCTAAGCATTATGATTAACACCTTAATGACCTTGCCCGGCCTCGATAGTATTAACTATTTGAGTGTGGTCATTAATTGGAGTTTTGCGGCAGCCATTATCATTCGACTGCTCACTGAATTCACCTCACACCACAGCCATTACAACAATCAATCTGAGATAGTAGAGCTGCGCGTTAGTACCGTAAAACATTGGGTTTGGACACTAATGGCAGCCGGTATTATTCTTAAAGCAACCGAGATGAGTGTCTATCAAGGAACGATATACACTTGGGTCAAAACCTTAATGCTGCTGGTATTACTCATACTATTAATTAAAACATTAACCAATTGGCGTAGTGTGGTGTTTAAACAGTTAAGCCATTCTGACGAGCACCCCGCTTATATTGACTGGGCAATAAAAAGACAAGCCGTGACTCTTTTAGCCCCTATAGCTACGCTCATTGGCGTATATAGACTCTTTTCGCAGCGCCTATTTCAAGAACTCTTTAATAAGCTATCTAAGTACCAAACATTTAAGCATGCTATCGCCTATTTTTTTCGAGTTGAAGTGGCGAAGCAGAGCCAAGCTGATAAACAGAATGCCAATATGGTGCGAATAAAAGGTGAAGAGACTTTTTCCTACGTAAAGCCAGGGCACGAAGATAGCGAACTTATCGAAAATTACGCCAGCACTGAGCTCAATGAGATTGCTCGCTATGTACTTGCCCCCACTCCCGCCATGGCGCTAATTTATAGTGAGCGAGGCTTAGGCCTAACAACACTACTAAAAAGAGTAATCTACCGAGCAAACTCCGAAAATGCTATTTACATAAGCTGCCCTTATGGTGGTTATCAACCACTCGTGCAACAAATCAATACTGCACTGGGTTTAGCTAAAGACGCCGATGAGACTGAACTGCTGCAACTGCTAAGAAGTACAGAGAAACGATTTGTGTTCTGCATCGATGATTGCCAGCGAATTATTAGCCCTAAGGTCGGTGGCTTAATTGACTTAATGAAGCTATCTAAGTTATTACGTCGAGGCCGTAATCAACACGGTGTACTCCTAGGAGTAGAACAATCAGCTTGGCGCTTTGTTGACCGAGCAAGAGGGGAAAGGCTGTTGTTTGATAAAGTGGTAGCAATGCCCCGCTGGAGTGAAACTCAAATTGCAGCGCTATTAAGCAGCCGTATTGATATGGATGGCGAGCATGCGCTCAGCTTTGCTGGATTAAAACTGCCTAAGCAGTGGGATGAACACGAGCTAACAGAAAAGCAACGAGCAGAACAGGGGTTTTATCGTATTCTATGGGACTACTCAGACGGTAATCCAAGTGTTGCATTGCGCTTTTTTAGACAATCTCTGCACCAAGATAAGATCAGTGGTGAAGTCTTTGTGAGGATCTTTAAAGCACCCGATGCCAAGGAGCTTGAGAATATGCCAAAACCTATGTTGGCAGTGCTGCGAGCGATAGTCCAGCTAGAGGTAGCGTCAGCGGAAGAGCTGTCCGCTTGTACCCAGCTAGGTTTTGCAGAAGTGCTAAATACCCTGCGCTATTTTCAAAATCGGGGCTTTATCGAGCTAATTGACGATAAAGCCAAAATATCCTCACATTGGTTTAGGTACATCACAAATACACTGCATAACCAACACTTGCTGGTAAAGTAG